The genomic window TTCAGATGTTTTTATAAATATAGTAGAAGCAGAGGCTTTTCAACTGGATGAGGACTTGCGTGAAGAAGCCTACAAATTCGTCATGCTTTCACCGCCACAAGAGCTTGAAGGAAAAGATCCCTCAGAATACCGAACATGGGAGGAAGCCACAAACTTAGAAAGAGGCGTCATGCAAATGATTTACCTCACCACTGCACCTATTCATAACATAGACTATATTGTTCACGAAGATCTGTATAACCATGATGCCCTCCCCATTCTATTAGAAGAATTTGAAAAGCTTGGCTCTCCGATGGTTCTCTTCCCTGCACCTCAAACGGTGAATGACATGCAATTATTTGAACTTATACAAGTACTGCATCAAATGTGGGGACAATTAGGGCAATTCGAAAACCCAGCAGAGAATAAAGAAGAATTCGAAGAGCTTTACTTTCAAGTTAGACAAGAAACGAACGACTTAATTGTCCGAATGAATTTCTTACTGAGTGAAGAGATGTAAGACAACGACTCATGTATTGTCGCTCGCTTTTTACATATATCGAGTTTTCTTTTTCATCGTAAGTTAAAATCTTCGAGTAGGAATCAAAAAGGGGGTTTTGCTTTTGATGAGGAATAGAAAAGAAAGAAGGGGGTTTTCAATATATGTCTTTACTATCGCGGAACAACTTCTTGATCGTTCGAAATTCAGTAAAAAAATCATTTAAAAAGCTTGATTGCACTGGGGCTGCCCTTATGATTCTACACAATAATGAGCTAGTTGTAGAAGAATACTGGGGAACACACTCTAAACAAGAGAACGCTCGATTAATTCAAGCAGATTCAAAGTTCCACCTTGCATCATGTAGAAAAAGTTACATAGGCTTTGCAGTTGCTTATGCTGCTCATCATGGTTATATTCAATCTATTGATGAAGAAATCACTTGTTATCTTCCTACTTCACAACAAAAAGCTGTGTTTGAAGGAACGACGATTCGTCACCTATTAACGCATTCACATGGTTTAATACAACGAAATAACCAGATAGATCGTGAATTTCCAGCTGGCACTGGGTGGGCATATCGAGGAATCAATATTGAATTATTATCTAAAATCGTTAACTATACTACAGGGAAAACAATTGCAGCTATTGTAAATGATGAAGTTTTTCGACCATTAAACCTAACAGAAACAAATTGGTATAATCAATTTGACAACACTTTCGTAGAAGTCATACGTAAACCTAAAGATAAAAACTGGTCCGCAAATGAGCATATAGATGGCAGTAAAATGAATATGTATGCTTCTGTTCGTGAACTAGCAACATGGGGACAATTGCATTTGAATAAAGGAGTTGTAAAAGGGAAACAACTTGTAAACCCTAACATACTTGAATTAGCTACATCGTTGCAAAGTCCAAGGTTTAAAAATCAAGATTTCCCTCAAAATGGCTTTTTGTGGTTTGTCAAAGACTCTTCAGCAAAACATTCAGAAATAGGTCCATTAGTACCTAAAGGGGCGTTTCAGATTCTAGGGTATACGGGTGTTACCTTACTAGTTATACCGGAAAAGAAGATTGTGGCTGTACGAGCATTTAATAGTTTTGGGTCCCCTGAAGGATATCATTACTTGGAGGATGTTAGAGATTTCGGAAATGCTATTATGCAATCCTTCAATTGATAAAACAAAACCAGCTAAGCCCGATTGACGTTTCCGTTCAATCGGGTTTATTATGGCTGCTCTTTTAATTCATTACAAACCGACCATAGCCCATTCATGGATTTCGAAACCTCTTGCTCCTTTCAATACATAGGGATCGTTCTGAACAATCTCTTTCACTTCTTCTAAAGAACTTACTTGATAGATAACCAATCCACCGGTTCCATCAACAAAAGGACCGTTTACAAAAATCTTGCCTTCATCTCTTTTTTGCTCTAGATAATCAAGATGCTGCGGTCGATATTTTTGACTTTTTTCCAAATCAAGTAAAGGTAAAAACACCGCATAGTAAATCATCCGTATTCGTCCTCCTTCTTTATGATTTAGTAAATTGATTATTCCATATTAATGAATAAATGTATATCCATTCTCTTCAAGGGTTTTTTCAATATTTTTTGCAAGCGTACTATCTTTCCAATTGCCACTTTGTATGATTTCCATTGATTCATTCTCATTTTTAATTAACGTTTCAACTTTTGCCAAGATACCTTCAGCCTCTAAAGGTGGAATAACTACAATGCCATCTTCATCCCCTAGTATGATGTCTCCTGGATGTACAACCTGCCCCCCACAAGAAATATCTACATTTACTTCACCGGGTCCATTTTTATAAGGTCCTCTTCCTGTTACACCGGCAGCAAACACAGGGAAATCTTCCTGTTGAAGGTAATCAACATCACGAATACACCCATCAACAACGAATCCGGCAATGTTCTTACTTTTTGCAATCGAATACATAATATCTCCACATATACTATGATTCATATCTCTTCCAGCCTCAACTACAATGACATCACCAGGCTGCGCCATAAGGAGTGCTTGGTGAAATAACATATTATCAGCAATGGATGCTTTGACAGTTAAAGCCTGACCTAATAGCCTTTTTTGTTTGCCGAATGGCTTGATATAGGCATTCATGCTATACAACCGTTCCATACAATCAGATACATTTGCTGAAGGATATTCCCTAAAGCGATCCACTAAAGCCGGATTCAAATTCTCTCTATTTGTGTAAATTCGCTTCCCTACGCTCATAAACATTCTCCTTTTTAAAGAACACTATAATTTGGTTTTTTATCCCTCAATACAAGAAGCACTTCGTTCACTACGGTAGACCCCATAAGAGCCATTGCTTCATGGGTGTTGGCTCCAATATGAGGTGTAGCAACAAAATTATCCAAGCTTAAAAGCTTGTTCTCACTCGTTGGTGGTTCTTTTACAAAAACATCACTTGCTGCAGCGTAAATATGTTTATGAATTAAAGCGTTATATAGAGCTTCCTCGTCCACTACTCCACCCCTAGATGTGTTGATAAGAATCGCACTTGGTTTCATTAATTGAAGCTTCGATTCATTAATTAGGTGCTTGGTATTCTCCGTCAATGGAACACTAATCGAAACGAAGTCGGATGAAGTCATCAATAAATCTAAATCAACTTTTTGAATACCTAATTGATCACACTCTTCTTTAGAAATGTATGGATCATAGGCAAGGACTTCCATATTAAATCCTT from Shouchella hunanensis includes these protein-coding regions:
- a CDS encoding hydroxyacid dehydrogenase yields the protein MKPFKILLTEHIDENAIKTLEEYCTITQDVNEIDVVDGMIIRAEKVTRDMIAKAKNLKVIGKHGVGYDSIDIKAAKEYGINVVYTPQANIQSVGELIIALAMNMARNVSLSFERGKQDKNKTIAPKELTGYQLSKKTFGIVGAGKISRIAATIAKQGFNMEVLAYDPYISKEECDQLGIQKVDLDLLMTSSDFVSISVPLTENTKHLINESKLQLMKPSAILINTSRGGVVDEEALYNALIHKHIYAAASDVFVKEPPTSENKLLSLDNFVATPHIGANTHEAMALMGSTVVNEVLLVLRDKKPNYSVL
- a CDS encoding serine hydrolase domain-containing protein, with product MSLLSRNNFLIVRNSVKKSFKKLDCTGAALMILHNNELVVEEYWGTHSKQENARLIQADSKFHLASCRKSYIGFAVAYAAHHGYIQSIDEEITCYLPTSQQKAVFEGTTIRHLLTHSHGLIQRNNQIDREFPAGTGWAYRGINIELLSKIVNYTTGKTIAAIVNDEVFRPLNLTETNWYNQFDNTFVEVIRKPKDKNWSANEHIDGSKMNMYASVRELATWGQLHLNKGVVKGKQLVNPNILELATSLQSPRFKNQDFPQNGFLWFVKDSSAKHSEIGPLVPKGAFQILGYTGVTLLVIPEKKIVAVRAFNSFGSPEGYHYLEDVRDFGNAIMQSFN
- a CDS encoding YciI family protein, which translates into the protein MIYYAVFLPLLDLEKSQKYRPQHLDYLEQKRDEGKIFVNGPFVDGTGGLVIYQVSSLEEVKEIVQNDPYVLKGARGFEIHEWAMVGL
- a CDS encoding RraA family protein; protein product: MSVGKRIYTNRENLNPALVDRFREYPSANVSDCMERLYSMNAYIKPFGKQKRLLGQALTVKASIADNMLFHQALLMAQPGDVIVVEAGRDMNHSICGDIMYSIAKSKNIAGFVVDGCIRDVDYLQQEDFPVFAAGVTGRGPYKNGPGEVNVDISCGGQVVHPGDIILGDEDGIVVIPPLEAEGILAKVETLIKNENESMEIIQSGNWKDSTLAKNIEKTLEENGYTFIH